The segment TAGAATTGGATAGAAAACAGTCTAAAAAGCACTGATCATGTGGGAGATGGTGCAAAGATGTGATGATATCTCTAGCTGCTTATTCATATCGCATTTCAATATAGACTCATGCAATATTAAGCAGCTGAGTGATGCTTAACAATCCCCGTGAACCACTGAGCAGCTGGAACAGATCCAGCATGACCAAAAGCCAAACAGAACGGTGGGATACCATTCCTGCATGCATCTGGTGGACAATTTAGACACAGGAACTCAAGATATTTTGAAGAAAGGAAGCTCCAtataaaagatcaaaatgacttgtatttcactatttttattctGGTGTAAAGAAGCATATGAAAATGATGCTGAATCCTTTTAGATCTTATGCCCTACAAGAATAGGATAGGGATACTCTGAAGTTCTGGATTTGGCAACTGAATGTACATACTTTTGCAGCATTTCTTGGTGCTGGTTTAATATAATCTTTATCTTCTCAAAAAGAATATGCCTCATGCAATAGAATGCAGCAATCGGTTCTCTCATTCCTCTATCCTGTATAGTATATCTTGTAGAGAAAAATGGCAGAAGAAGTATTTAAAGACAACTGAACAATAGCATAGTGGAAACAAGAGGTTGGAGGTTCGAGTAACCAATGCAGCAAAGTGATAAATGACCACTGTTTGGGCAGTGCATAAAGGGGGAGGGGATGGTGTTACCATATCAAAAGGAACAAATATTTGCAGCCCAAATAATCTCACTCATAATCTGGACGAATATTCTCAGTTATACGCTGGATATATCTACACACTCTATAGTGTCAATATTGCCTCTTGGCATCTTAAATTTCACCTATGAGATGGCACTGTTCCATTCACACTCCTACACTCACTACAATTAACAAAATACTGCAAATTGCTAGAGCTTTGTTTTGCAACACCGAAACATGAAAGAATAGATTGGATTAGGAAGTGGATGGAATTAATTATTCTTAATGCAAATAAACACCTACGCATAGTGctcaataaaacataaaaaataaaactatgcATAAGATACATAAGTAAGATTGCAGGGCTGCCTATTTCCATGCACCCTGGGCAAGAGGAAGTAGAGGATTACACCTACCTTGGGAGGAACTGGCTTCACAAATGACGGTCGTACAGGAAGCCCATAAACTTTTATTTGAGATGAATTGAGACCAGCCTTCAGTGCTCGTTTTGCTACCTCTTCTGATGGACAGTAGCACCTCGTAACAAGTTTGTGAAACCTAAACATGAAATTGCAAGGcaatattagtacaagaatcAAAATAACAGAATGGTTGAATAACTATAAAATATACCATGTAGGATGGCAAGTGCTTAAATCTGTTACAACAGTggtaaatatgattttcttcaGGAGACCTTTGGACCTCAAAATGCGAAGAGGCACATGCTGCATTAGAGGATGAACACTGATAATAATATCAGGCTGATATTTCATTAAACCTTTAGCAACCTCACTGCACAAAGTAGGAGAGGAGGCTTATTATATAACTGAAGCTGCTACAAGGGAAAATCGAAATTAGCCAGCTTACAGCTGGGTAGATATGTATATAGACGTTGAACCAGTCCATGTTTACACTAGAGGCATGGAAGGAAAAAATTCAACAGAATATCATAAGAACCATGATATTAAGAGAAGTACCAAAATAAACGATTAACTGAGAAGTAGGAGAAACTAAGTAGAAAACTGATTGTATGGTAACATGCAAattataacaacaataacatacgCATTATAATCCAACAGGTGGGCTCTGGGGTGGGTAGAGCGTACCCAGACCTTAACCCTACCTTGTGGAGATAGAAAGGTGGTTTCCGAGAGACCCTCGGCCCAAGTAACACATATCAAGgcaattagaaaagaaaaatacagaATCAAAGATGACATAGCAAATATATCATACCACACAGATTACTGACCAAAAAAACTGCACCATACGAATTGAGTCACACATAAGAAGTAATTTCTATTGTGTCAACTGTCAAGAGGATTATATACAGGTCATTTAGACAGACAAAAAGTGACAAGACTCTAGGGCTGAGAAGCAAAAGCCTAACACTAATGAAGCACACATTTTACAGAAATACAGATTCACCTATTTATCTCCTTAATAACATATTCTTTTACAAATTTTTCCGTTGTCCCAATAGGTATTACTATGAAAAAAGCAATGACTCGTCTTGATTGAGCAAGGTTATTGTCAATGAAATAACTACTCAACGTGGTAATGACATTTGGAAGATAGTTTCTTTATCACAGAAAAAAACTACAATCAAATGTTTTTGAGTGTTTACATAGTCAAGGTAAGCCAATTCAAGATGAGAAAGTTAATCATCTTAAAATTAAGCTGGTGGTCAAATGGCACTCTCAAATAAATGGCTATAACTATTTGTTAATAAAGATATATGGCCTTAACTATTATGACATAAGCTCAGCCACTTGGGCCGATTATAGGCGGGCATCCATGTCCCCTCCAGAGTCCAAAGCACAATTGAGGTGGTGTATGGCTTTGAGCTTGACTATTATGATACTGTACCTCCAATAGCTAACTAAAGTTGCATGGCCTTCTATCCATATCTCTAGGGTAGACATGGTCCACTAGAACCTCCATAATCTTTTCTTATAATGGTGCCGGTGGTATTCAGACTAACTTGCACGCACTTTAACTATTCCACAAGGTACCTGCTACCTCCAACCGGCATATGTACTAAAAACTCTACCCACAAAATCTTAGACAGATGGAAAGCAGTCACGTAGTATTTTTTGTCTTTGCTGGAATTTAAACCTTAGTTTTTGAGCTTTTTACCCACTTCATTGACCGCACACGTATaggactctccaaaaatgtttCCTCACACGTTTCAGATCCTCAAAAAATACTCTACCTTTGATCCGGATCAGACATGCACCTGGCGACATTATTGAAGAGTTCGAGCAACATTAAGGAAAAGACATATAAGGAGATAACTCCTCATTCCCTCAACCAACATGAAATAAGTAACATCCCATGCACGTCTAGGGCTAGACATCTGGAGTGCGATAATATATCAAGAAAGAAAGTGGGTCTGGCTTTGATACTTACGAAAAAAGGATGTTAGGCCTAATTCTACCACCAACTAGCTTGATACAAAATGTTTTTTCAAGTCTCCCACCTTGCCATTAATGGACCTTTGACTTTAACAGTGAAAAAGCACCAAGTAGGCACACTGTAGTTAACAGTAGAAGGAGGTCTAAGTTGGAATTCAATAGATTATGTGTATccattttttgaaaagaatatgGCTTCTGATTGGGGTGAAACATCCAATTTTGAAAGTAAAGTACTCCATACCTTACTTCACATTGTTCTTTTCAAGAATATAATCAATCGCCATAAATTGCAGAAACCAAAACAAAAGGTAAACACCTTATCACTTAACAATGACAGAAGATGAAGAATTAATGATGAACTCCTGGCAATGGTCCTTCAAATAAAACTATAGGAGGTGGCTTGTCATTGAATGATAAGTAGCTACTTGATATAACAAATTTGCTAAAGCCACACGTGAATATGTAACAATGTTCAAGTTCATGCTCTTGATTCAGTCAAATGCTATTACTATTCAAAAAGGGTGCAGAAAGCAAACACATAAAGCCTGATAGTGATATAAAGCACATCTAGATCTCAGCACATTTAGAATAGGGATGCAGATTGCAGAATAGACTTTACCAATATTGTTAAAAGAAGAGTATTACCAAATTCTCTTAACAACAAATGTCCTACAGTAACTATCACAACCAAATAAAAAACAGAttcttttttatgataaaagaaaaaagaacctTACCCTATCGAAATATACAATATCTTGCAAAACAAACACTGCACCATAATGATGAAGAAAGGACTGCATATTTGTTGTGAGATTTACCAACAGTTTCATCAATCAAACATTCAATCTTAGTCATGTCAAGGATATCATTGATGCTAACAGATTAAGGCATTAACTTAATCAAAGAAGTCATTCTTACCGAGCAATAAATGTAGATGTAGCAGCAAAATTAGTTTGATGGACTAAACGAGGAGCAGTAGCATAATATGTCATTCTCCACAGAGAGCCGTGTTTCACTAAGAAGTTGTAACTTCGCGGCAATTGGTTGAAAGGCCAGGGTGTATGTTCTGTCCACAAATCAGTAATAAACACCTGCAATACACCCTCTTTAAATGGATATAACAAAATCAGACATACTCATATCTCTCGTTCTTCATCACATAAAACACACATAATTCCACAACTTATTAGCATAGCCCTCGCAGCAAGTTCAACCAAATCCAGTGCTTTCAGTTcagacaatatatatatacatataatacaaaCGTAAAACTGATTGTACTCACTCCGAACCCACTGACTCTAAATTGTAAATCAGCTAAGCTTATTACATGATAAGTCAATAGGAGTCCATCAAAACTGACCTGATATTTATCTCCATATTCTTCATTGAATGCTGCCCTAATAGCTTCAGCAGAGGCTCTGTGACCACCACCAGTATCACTCATCAAAATAAGTACCTTTTTTGGAGGTTCTGATTCGACACCATTGACAGGTATCCCCTCATTCTTCAGTACACTCCCCTCTTCTCTAACCCCATTGCTCTCCCCACAATGAACCCCTCCACCAACTGAGGCAAACCCAAGAGGGATTTTCTCACAATGGAATCTAATAGCCTTGTTAAACTGAAAAAGTACTTTACTAATTCTTGATGAAGCACTCCTACTACTAACACTCAAACTCAATAAAGATACAGCCTTTGGCTTATTGATGCAATTCAAAAAATCATTCTTTCCCCTAGAATCAAAATACAAGTAATTGGACAGCAAACTTGAACATGCATCTAAATTAGAGTTACTATTTGAATAATTGAATACAAAGGGGGCTTTTTGAGATACAAAACCAAAAGGGTTAGCAGATTCTTGAGTAACAGAAGAATGCTGCATCATTCTTACTCTTCTGGGGTGGTAAAAAGAAgttcaaaatcaatttaaaatccAAAAGGGTCCTTCCATATAAcataaagattgaatctttttcTTCTGGGGCATCAAGAATCCTACATAACAAGAAAAAGTTAGTATacagagagaagaagaagtGTCACTAATAAAAAAACCAAGTAATATGAAAGGTACTGTGTGTGTTTTGAAGGAGGCTGGAGAGCCACAAAGAGAGGATTTAGGGGAACAAAGAATGTAATATGCTGAggaatttttaagtttttttttttgaaatactcGCACAACAAAAATTGAAGGCTAGTTTTGCTGGCTGCTAGCTGGAGTTATATAAAGGGGTTTATTTATTGCTTATCGAATTTGAAATAGTCTGATTTGATATCGaatatcaaatatgaaataaaaaaaattataaagggATTAGTAGACGGAAgtcaatttcttttattttatataatataatatttattttattaaatttacataaaaatgtTTGATTTGACACgagtttaagaaaaataattttttaattttttttttaagttatagaaattttatcttattaaaaaaggaaaaataaaagggcactaaatataaaaaagatattatttttttgagataaatttaaaaagagaaaaaaaatcacataaattaaaattatagaatgtataaattaatttatacctTGTATAAAACTTAGTTATGTGATATTGCAAATTAATCATCAAAACATCctcatatttaatatattttcgaATTTTATATAAAGcaattatatatcaaatataatagTAACCATATTGATTttagtttatgaatttatttgttgttttaacCACCAATCAAATTATCcaaattttttagtttattgtgAAAAAGAATTAAGTTGACTGACATTTTATTGAAAGAGAACACAAATAGGATTGGTCGGTGAAGTTTACCACATTGACCAATTGAGTATCCATTGGGAAAAAACAATAGTAAATGTGTTACACGTGTTCAACAAGGCCGGTTCCCGAAAtcgatatttttaatgtttcCAGCTCTCGATAACATGAGAAGCAGATGATTAATTATCTATTTACGAAAGAATTTAGCATCAGTTGACAACTACGATCCTTAACTTTagatgtgcacaagtagacacttaaacttgtataaaattgaacaagatTAACACATTCATCCTACATGGCACCCTGTATGAAAATTTTGTGTCTTACGTGAAGTCTTACGTGTATCATGTCATGTAAGACacgtgtgtctacttgttcaattttatacaagttcaaatgtctatttgtgcacatccaaagttaagGATCATAGTTATCAACCGACGTCAAGTAAGAGTTATATCtatgtattatgtcatatatttactttgactaacatttgcTAGAAACAATGTTatttaacatcaatataaacactCGATacttctattaaaaaaatattagtatattCATTTTTGCTGTAATTTAAACATGAGATATTATGATTCTCAACCCTCCTTATAACTTAAAATGTGAAtccattttactttttttttgtttttcatttttaagaatGAACTATAAACCTTTGTAAAGAAAGTATATATGACATTATAGAATATGAAGAGtattttttatgaacaatcttttttttaaaaaaatacagtAACACATTGTTTATAATACATCAATCTAAacaccaaataaaaaataatttcaatttaattaatcacatcatattatataagttaaaaaGGGTTCCCAATAACAACACTGATATATTGAAAATTGAACAATGTTAGGCCAATTGAATGCAATCTTAAACGAAAACTTTGACTAAAAAGCTTGTTTCACATCGCACGAtaacaaatttatgaaagaCGATATATTATCTAAATCAACTGTCTTTATACACAATGTAATACCAATAGTGAAAATCAAAAAGTAGAACATACAAAATAGCGTATGCAGACCTACCCCCTACCTTTGAGGATTAAGAAGTCTGATCAATCGTCATATTATAtggaataaaaaataagtagatGTTGAATAAAAATCTTGTAGAAGAAAGTACTAGGTAGAAAGATTCTGCATATGtgaaaacaaaaatgaacatGTTGATCTTGTTTAAGTTGTAGAGTTGTTAAAAGTACAGTATAAAGTGGTCTGCCCATTATATTGAAGATGCTAACAGTCAATGAAATAAATACACACAATTTGGAACTGATGTGGAAATGCTTGGAATGTCAACTATCATAGATAAAAGTATTCATAGCAATATGACACAAAAGGTGGTCCCATAGAAGACATTACTCCAAAAGAGCATCATGGCTGCAAGAAACATAGGTTCTTGAGAGGATAAAGCAAGATAGGAAAGTGATCATCATGCAGTTTGTGAGGCAATAATGATAGATATCGCGAGAGAAATGAACGATAAGTATCTCGTGTTTTATCCTCAATTGCATCAAGAAAATATTGTCAAACTACTGCTTCAAGAAGTGTAATTTCTATCTTGACTAAATTCAAGATCTTCTGTCTTGTTTAATTCAAAAGAAACCTCCACCAGAATACTCAACCTCCTGCATTTCAAAGACTCCAAAACGTTATGAAAAGGAAAAGTACTCGGacaataaattcatgaatgatTGACATAACACAGCTAGAGAAATCGCATGATAGATAGAACAGTTATAAAGATTAAAATCTGCATAAAAGTAGGGAATACAACAGAATTAAAGGACAAATATGTGCAAAGGAAAACTCAATAAGATATAAAAGTAGTTCTCAATCATGCCAACTCAATGAAAACACGGGAAGatgcaaaattaaattttaggaGAAAGTGAGAAACAGATATGGATTACTGAGAAATTGCAAACATGGTTTATTTGTATCATTTATTCCTTATCTCTAAAATTCTATTTCTTATTCGAATTCATTTAGATCCACCTAAATCTCATGAAAATGGAGTAGAAGAGATGTACTGGTGAAAAATTACATGGGACGAATTAACAGATTTATCTAAGTGGAATCAAACGCTGAGCAGAATTGTATGTGGAGATGGATAATACATACATTTATCAGTCAGACCAGGTTTTTTGAGAGTTTTGAGTCTTTGCCTTAGAAGTCATGTGCAACTCTTTCCTCTAAACCATCTACCCACATACTTAATGTCTTTGTAACAAGTGCCGACCAGTGTCACAGGCAACAGCTAAGTGAATAGAGTACAAAAGGAACTTTTCATGATGGGACAAGGAATTTTCATTGGTTAATTGAAAGACGGTTAAACTCAAAAGTGTTTGGATCACCTTGAGTGAAAGATATTCCAGTTGCTTAACAATGCCGTATCCAAGAAATGGCTATAAGATATTTAGGAACTAGGATAGAGGAGCACACTCTATGGAGGGATCTCATAGTTGGATCTATAGAATTTTGGAAGGATGGGAAGGTAATATC is part of the Solanum pennellii chromosome 8, SPENNV200 genome and harbors:
- the LOC107028612 gene encoding probable monogalactosyldiacylglycerol synthase, chloroplastic isoform X3 → MMQHSSVTQESANPFGFVSQKAPFVFNYSNSNSNLDACSSLLSNYLYFDSRGKNDFLNCINKPKAVSLLSLSVSSRSASSRISKVLFQFNKAIRFHCEKIPLGFASVGGGVHCGESNGVREEGSVLKNEGIPVNGVESEPPKKVLILMSDTGGGHRASAEAIRAAFNEEYGDKYQVFITDLWTEHTPWPFNQLPRSYNFLVKHGSLWRMTYYATAPRLVHQTNFAATSTFIARFHKLVTRCYCPSEEVAKRALKAGLNSSQIKVYGLPVRPSFVKPVPPKVELRKELGMEDHLPTVLLMGGGEGMGPIEATARALGDALYDETIGEPIGQVLIICGRNKKLFNRLTSVQWKVPVQVKGFVTKMEECMGACDCIITKAGPGTIAEAMIRGLPIILNGYIAGQEAGNVPYVIENGFGKYSKSPKKIASIVAQWFGPKQDELRIMSQNALRLSRPDAVFKIVHDMHELVRQKNFVPQYCPA
- the LOC107028612 gene encoding probable monogalactosyldiacylglycerol synthase, chloroplastic isoform X1 — its product is MMQHSSVTQESANPFGFVSQKAPFVFNYSNSNSNLDACSSLLSNYLYFDSRGKNDFLNCINKPKAVSLLSLSVSSRSASSRISKVLFQFNKAIRFHCEKIPLGFASVGGGVHCGESNGVREEGSVLKNEGIPVNGVESEPPKKVLILMSDTGGGHRASAEAIRAAFNEEYGDKYQVFITDLWTEHTPWPFNQLPRSYNFLVKHGSLWRMTYYATAPRLVHQTNFAATSTFIARPFFIIMVQCLFCKILYISIGEVAKGLMKYQPDIIISVHPLMQHVPLRILRSKGLLKKIIFTTVVTDLSTCHPTWFHKLVTRCYCPSEEVAKRALKAGLNSSQIKVYGLPVRPSFVKPVPPKVELRKELGMEDHLPTVLLMGGGEGMGPIEATARALGDALYDETIGEPIGQVLIICGRNKKLFNRLTSVQWKVPVQVKGFVTKMEECMGACDCIITKAGPGTIAEAMIRGLPIILNGYIAGQEAGNVPYVIENGFGKYSKSPKKIASIVAQWFGPKQDELRIMSQNALRLSRPDAVFKIVHDMHELVRQKNFVPQYCPA
- the LOC107028612 gene encoding probable monogalactosyldiacylglycerol synthase, chloroplastic isoform X2 is translated as MMQHSSVTQESANPFGFVSQKAPFVFNYSNSNSNLDACSSLLSNYLYFDSRGKNDFLNCINKPKAVSLLSLSVSSRSASSRISKVLFQFNKAIRFHCEKIPLGFASVGGGVHCGESNGVREEGSVLKNEGIPVNGVESEPPKKVLILMSDTGGGHRASAEAIRAAFNEEYGDKYQVFITDLWTEHTPWPFNQLPRSYNFLVKHGSLWRMTYYATAPRLVHQTNFAATSTFIAREVAKGLMKYQPDIIISVHPLMQHVPLRILRSKGLLKKIIFTTVVTDLSTCHPTWFHKLVTRCYCPSEEVAKRALKAGLNSSQIKVYGLPVRPSFVKPVPPKVELRKELGMEDHLPTVLLMGGGEGMGPIEATARALGDALYDETIGEPIGQVLIICGRNKKLFNRLTSVQWKVPVQVKGFVTKMEECMGACDCIITKAGPGTIAEAMIRGLPIILNGYIAGQEAGNVPYVIENGFGKYSKSPKKIASIVAQWFGPKQDELRIMSQNALRLSRPDAVFKIVHDMHELVRQKNFVPQYCPA